The genomic interval TTTTGGCTTTGTTCAAAATTTGATAAAGATATAACTTCGAGATCGCTATCTTCTCTTGCTCTCTCCACCTCCATCCCTGGAACCACTATGCAAGTTTTTTCAGGTGATTTAAAAAAAACAAATGGATCAGTACTTAAAAAAGAAGAAAGGTGATACATATTTGAGTTGTTATATGATTCAGAAAAAGCTATAAAACAATCAAATTTATCCTTTTTTAATTCGAAGACCATCTATAAACACCTAATTAAATCTTGTTTTAACTAAATAGAATACAACTGTTTCAGTTTATTTGGTTCTTGAATATAGAACTAACGTTGGAGCTTAACATTAAAAATATTTGTTAAACTGATTGGTAATAGATGGTTGATGAATTTGTTGAGAAGTTATGAAAATGTTTTTATGAAAAATTAAAACAAAAAAATTTGGTCGCATTTGTTCTCCAGGCTAATTGGAGTTTGCGACCTGCACGATAAGGTTACTATTTTTTGTCTGTGGTGTTTTTTTATACAAGGCCTGCTCTCTGAAGCAACATGATGTCTTCGGTGTCGAGTTTTTCTCCTTCTTTGAATTTTTGGTAGACTTCTTCGGCTTTTTCTTTGACTTCGTCTGTTTTTTTCTGTTTTTTTGTTTGTTGTTTTTGTGCTCGTTTCTTTTGTTTGTTTTTCTTGAGTCCTTTGATGACTTTTTTGAAGTCGTCTAGCTCGTTTTTGGCTTTTATAAACTGGTTGTGGTAGGAGTTGGCTTTTTCTTGTGCTTCTATGAATTTTTGGTGTGATTCGTCGGCTTCTGCTCTTATTTCGTCGGCTTTGTCGAAGTTTTCGATCATTTTGTTGTGTTTTTCTTGCGCTTCGTCGGCTATTTCTGTTACTTCATCGTGTATTACTGATGCTTTTTGTTTTAGTTCGTTGAGTTCTTTGGTTTTTTCTTTGAGGTCTTGGTTGTGTTCTATTGATTCTTTGGATTTTTTGTATTGTTTTCTGAGTTCTGATATCTGGTCGATTATTTCTTGTTCTCGTTCGTTGCTTAGTACTTGTGTTTGTTGTTCGAACTCGAGTTCTTCGATTTGTTTTTCTACTTCTTCGGGTGATTTACCGTTGTATTCGATTTCTTTTTTGATTTCATCGATTTCGTTTTGTTTTTTTCTGATTTCTTTGTTGAGTTGTTCTCGTTCGTCTTTTTTCTCCTGTACTTTTTTGTTTAGTTCGTCTCTTTTTTGTTTGTATTCTTGGGCTTTTTCGACGTATTCTCTAGCTTTGTCGTTTAGTTCGTTTCTTTCAGAAGAAAACTCACTGGCCTTTGAATTATACTTGTCTCTTTTCTCTTGAAATTCTGTAACCTTTTCGTCTAGATTCTCTTTTCTCTCTAACAGTCTCTCTAGCATACATTATCCCTGATTTTTAAAAGAACGTTTCTTAGATCTTTTTCATTTAAGGCTACATCTGCCTTTTTGGTTAATATAGGGCTAGCGTTAAATGCGATTGAATAGCCCGCTACCTTAAACATAGAAAGATCATTAGCACCATCACCAACAACGATGCTGTTATTATTAGTTATCTTAAGGTCACTTAAAAGCTTCTTTAGGACTTCGCCTTTACTATTGCTTTTTGTTACTGGGCCTGTAACCTTACCTGTTGCACGACCATCTTTAAACTCTAGTTCATTGGCTATCGTGATGTCTATATCTAGTTTTTTGGCTATTGGTTCGGCTGCGGTTTTGAAGCTTCCTGTGATGATGGCGGTTTTAAACCCCATTTTATGAAGTTCTTTGATTGTTTGTCTAGCTCCTTTTGTTAAGGGAACGTTTTCAGCAACTTCTTTTATTTCTTCTTGGCGAATTCCTTCGAGATGTTTGACTCTTTCCCGTAGGGATTCTTCGTAATTGAAGTCGCCTTCCATAGCTCTTTTGGTTATATCTTCGATTTCACTACCCTTTCCACATATTTTGCCAAGCTCATCTACTATCTCAGCATCTATTAGGGTACTGTCTAAATCGAAGACAACCAGACCTTTGATTACAATCACCTTTAACTTTATATCTCAGAAAATTGGTAGGCTTCAATACGTCCATCGTAACAATAATGGACTTTATTGAATTTGTCACTAAATTCTCTTACGTCCTCTTTAACTTTTTTAGTTTCTTCCCCTTCGACTATTATTCTGGACATAAGTTCGGCTACTACTTCCATGTCTTTTTCTTTCATTCCAACACGGGTTAGTTCTTGGACGCCTAATCGGATTCCAGATGGTTCTTCGGTGTTGTTTACATCGTCCCATGGTAGTATGTTTTTGTTAGCGATTATGTTGGCGTTTTCAAGTTTTTTAGCTATTGTTGCTCCACCACCATTCTCTGAAACGTCTACTAAGAGTTGATGTGATTTGGTATATCCTTTGTCTTTTCCAAGTACGTGGCAGCCTTGGTTATATAGTGCTTTGCCTAATTTTTTGGCGTTTTTTATCGTTTGGTTTGCATATTCTTCACCGAATTCCTTCATTTCGGCTAGTGTGACTCCAAGACCTGCCATGTGGTGTAGGTGGTGGTTACTGGTTGTTCCTGGGAAAACTGCTTTTCTAATTTCTTTATCGAATTGTTTTTTATGTAGGATTACTCCACCTTGGGGTCCTGGGAAGGTTTTGTGTGTGCTTGCTGTCATTGCATCTGCGCCTTCAGCAATTGGGTCTTGGAATCGGTTTCCAGCGATTAAACCTAATACGTGAGCAGCGTCATACATTATTTTTGAACCGGTTTCATCTGCGATTTCCCGAGCCTCTTCGACTGGATGTGGAAATGGTATTACTGATGCTCCAAATATGATTAATTCAGGTTCAAGCTCTTTTATCATCTCGCACATCTTTTCGGTATCGATGTTCAGGTTATCTTCGTCAAAAGGAAATTCATTTATATCGAAACCCATCAAGCCTGCTGCTGAAAACTTCGAATGTGAGATGTGGCCTCCGCTTGGAACAGATAGTGACATAACGGTGTCCCCATAATCTGCCAGTGCATCGAATGCAGCGTAATTTGCTAAAACACCGGAGATTGGTCTTACATCAGCGGTTTCTGACCCAAATAATTCGGTTGCGAGTTCCTGAGTTTTTATTTCTATTTCATCTAGATATTTACAGCCTTCATAGAAACGCTTCCCTGGGTCTCCTTCTGCATATCTATGGGATAGGTCGGAACCTACTGCCTCTCTGGTTAATGGAGATGTTATGTTTTCGCTAGCTATCATGGGCAGAGAACTGCCAAACCAATTATGATGTTCTCTAATCTTGTTTCTTATAAATTCTATATCTTCAGATGTCATGAATAACCTCCTCAATTTAAATCAAACTTCAAAGCTGGTATTGCGATATTTAAAAAAAAC from Methanonatronarchaeum thermophilum carries:
- the serB gene encoding phosphoserine phosphatase SerB is translated as MIVIKGLVVFDLDSTLIDAEIVDELGKICGKGSEIEDITKRAMEGDFNYEESLRERVKHLEGIRQEEIKEVAENVPLTKGARQTIKELHKMGFKTAIITGSFKTAAEPIAKKLDIDITIANELEFKDGRATGKVTGPVTKSNSKGEVLKKLLSDLKITNNNSIVVGDGANDLSMFKVAGYSIAFNASPILTKKADVALNEKDLRNVLLKIRDNVC
- a CDS encoding coiled-coil protein, with product MLERLLERKENLDEKVTEFQEKRDKYNSKASEFSSERNELNDKAREYVEKAQEYKQKRDELNKKVQEKKDEREQLNKEIRKKQNEIDEIKKEIEYNGKSPEEVEKQIEELEFEQQTQVLSNEREQEIIDQISELRKQYKKSKESIEHNQDLKEKTKELNELKQKASVIHDEVTEIADEAQEKHNKMIENFDKADEIRAEADESHQKFIEAQEKANSYHNQFIKAKNELDDFKKVIKGLKKNKQKKRAQKQQTKKQKKTDEVKEKAEEVYQKFKEGEKLDTEDIMLLQRAGLV
- the glyA gene encoding serine hydroxymethyltransferase, translated to MTSEDIEFIRNKIREHHNWFGSSLPMIASENITSPLTREAVGSDLSHRYAEGDPGKRFYEGCKYLDEIEIKTQELATELFGSETADVRPISGVLANYAAFDALADYGDTVMSLSVPSGGHISHSKFSAAGLMGFDINEFPFDEDNLNIDTEKMCEMIKELEPELIIFGASVIPFPHPVEEAREIADETGSKIMYDAAHVLGLIAGNRFQDPIAEGADAMTASTHKTFPGPQGGVILHKKQFDKEIRKAVFPGTTSNHHLHHMAGLGVTLAEMKEFGEEYANQTIKNAKKLGKALYNQGCHVLGKDKGYTKSHQLLVDVSENGGGATIAKKLENANIIANKNILPWDDVNNTEEPSGIRLGVQELTRVGMKEKDMEVVAELMSRIIVEGEETKKVKEDVREFSDKFNKVHYCYDGRIEAYQFSEI